In bacterium, a single genomic region encodes these proteins:
- the amrA gene encoding AmmeMemoRadiSam system protein A, whose translation MAAGPLGGADALAAALGPDGAAALHRLAVAAVRAAVEDAPLPAEARAGVPDVPVFGAFVTIHERGGDLRGCIGSLGDVRAAADLVVRSARASALEDPRFPVVRPAELPRLDVEVSLLAPLEELDPAVLPQGVEVGRHGLVVERGSRRGLLLPQVASDRDWTPETFLDETCRKAGLPRDEWRRGARVFRFAALVVGDDGRIRDLAR comes from the coding sequence ATGGCCGCAGGGCCGCTCGGCGGGGCCGACGCGCTGGCCGCGGCGCTCGGGCCGGACGGCGCGGCGGCGCTGCACCGCCTCGCCGTCGCCGCGGTCCGGGCCGCGGTCGAGGACGCGCCCCTGCCGGCGGAGGCGAGGGCCGGCGTGCCGGACGTTCCCGTCTTCGGCGCGTTCGTCACGATCCACGAACGGGGCGGCGATCTCCGCGGCTGCATCGGCTCGCTCGGCGACGTGCGCGCCGCGGCCGACCTCGTCGTCCGCTCGGCCCGCGCCTCGGCGCTCGAGGATCCGCGCTTCCCCGTCGTCCGCCCCGCCGAACTGCCGCGGCTGGACGTCGAGGTCTCGCTGCTCGCGCCGCTCGAGGAACTGGATCCCGCCGTCCTTCCGCAGGGGGTGGAGGTCGGCAGGCACGGGCTGGTCGTCGAGCGGGGAAGCCGCCGCGGGCTGCTGCTGCCGCAGGTCGCCTCCGACCGCGACTGGACGCCCGAGACCTTCCTCGACGAAACCTGCCGGAAGGCCGGGCTTCCGCGGGACGAATGGCGCCGCGGGGCGCGCGTCTTCCGCTTCGCCGCGCTCGTCGTGGGCGACGACGGCCGGATCCGCGATCTCGCGCGCTGA